The stretch of DNA ACGGCGGCGATGGCGCAGACGGCCTTTACGGTAACTCGGGTGACGATATTTTGGACGGCGGGGCAGGTAATGACCGTCTTTATGGTGGGTCGGGTGATGACATTTTGGACGGCGGCACAGGTGTTGATACATTACGCGGCGGTTCTGGACATGACAGCCTGACATTCACCTTAGCAGGCAGTGAGGACGGACGCAGCAGTTACCGCGGCGATAGCGGTATTGATACGCTGATTATAAATCTGACCGCTGCGGAGTATAGCGCGGCTGGCGTGATCGAAGACTTGATCGCCTATTTGGACTATATTGCTGCTAATACGCGGTCTAACGGCCAAGTCAGCAACCGTTATTTTAATCTTGATGCGCTCAACTTACGCGCGGGCGGCGTAGAGTTTGTCGAGATTTACGTCGACGGCGTGCTGACTGACCCAACAGCGGTCACGGCCGAGGATGACGCTTTCACAACAGATGAGGACAGCGCATTGAGCGCAGATGTAAGCAGCAATGACACGCCTACGGACGGTGTTACATTTACGCTTTTATCAACTGTTGAAAGCGGCACGCTTACTTTAAATCCTGACGGTACATTTAGCTTTGATCCAGACGGCGCGTTTGAAGCATTGGATATAGGTGATAGTGCGACTGAAACATTCACCTATGAAATTAGCAACGGCTTTACGACCGACACAGCGACCGTGACAATCACAATTCAGGGCCGTAATGACGCCCCTGTCGTCACAGCCATTACTGAAACAGTCAGTGAAGATGCGGGCGGATATAGCGTAAACCTTCTTGCATTTGCCAGTGATGTTGATGCTGGTGATGTGCTTTCAATTACGACCCTATCCCAAGTTAGCGGCCCAAGCGCGAGCGTATCTTTGGAAGACGGCGAGTTGTCGCTAGACTTGGCAGATTTCCAATATCTAGCCACGGGTGAAAGCGCAGAGGTCAGTTTTAGTTTTAACGTCACAGACGGCGATGCCTCAACGCCTAATACGATAACACTGACCATTACGGGCGAGAATGATGACCCCACTGTAGCCGGCGCATTGGACGAAACTGCGACCGAGGATGATGACGGTTTCACGTTAGATCTACTGAGCGGGGCGGACGATGTTGATGCCTCTGACGGGCTGACCATTGTTAATATATCTGTCAGTGGCGGTGACGCATCGGGCATAACAGTGGACGGTGATAGCTTGATTGTTGACCCAGCCGCCTATAATGACCTCGCGCTTGGGGAAAGCATAAGCCTGACCTATAGCTATGATATCATTGACGGAAACGGCGGCTCTGTCGCCCAAACTGCAACTATAGTCATTACGGGCGAGAATGATGCGCCTGTTGTTGAAGCCGCTATCGAATCTACCGCTTCTGAGGATGACTCTAGCTTTAGCGTTAATCTACTGGACGGGGCCTTTGATGTTGATGCCTCTGATGAGTTGGATGTCAGCGATCTGACACTCGTCTCAGGTGACGCGTCAGGTATCATAATCGATGGGGCCAGCCTTGATGTTAATCCATCCGTTTATGATTACCTCGCGGTCGGTGAGTTTATAATTATCACTTATAGCTATGACGTTATTGATGGTAACGGCGGGGCTGTTTCGCAAAGCGCGACGATTACCATCACGGGTGAAAATGACTCCCCAATTGTAGAGGCCGCGATTGATGAAAGCGCCTCGGAAGATGATGCCAACTTTAGTGTTAATCTTCTGGACGGTGCGTTTGATAACGACGCCTCAGATACATTATCGGTCAGCAACTTCATGCTTCAGTCGGGCGATGATCGCGGCGTCAGCTTGAACGGTAACCAGCTTGATGTCGATCCATCTGCTTATGATGACCTCTCTATAGGCGACGTTGTTACACTGATTTACAGCTTTGATATCACCGACAGTAACGGCGGCAGTGTGTCCCAAACGGCAACGATTACAATAACGGGCGAGAACGACGCGCCCACAGTTGAGGCCGCGGTTGACGCCATCGCATCCGAAGACGACGCTGGCTTTAGCGTTAATTTACTTGACGGTGCGTTTGATGTTGACGCCTCTGACAATCTGACGGTCATCAATTTAACTGTGGTTAGCGGCGATGATGCTGGTGTGTTGATTAATGGTGATAGCCTTGATGTTGACCCGTCCGCTTATGACTATCTGGCCGTGGGTGAAACCGCAGAGATCGCATATAGCTATGATATTATTGACGGCAACGGCGGCTCTGTGCCGCAAACGGCCACCATTACTATCACAGGTGAAAATGATACGCCCAGCGTAGCGTCAGAAGTTGCAGGCTTTGCTTTTGAAGATGACGGCATGGTCTCGCTGAACTTGCTTGACGGGGCGGCAGATATAGACGCCTCTGATATGTTATCTGTGGAGGGTTTGACACTGTTGATGGGCGACGCCTCTGGCGTGACCGTTAACGGTGATAGCCTTGATGTAGATTTGTCCGCTTACCAAAGCTTGGCGGCAGGCGATGTTGAAACCCTCATTTATAGCTACCTCGTCTCTGACGCAAACGGCGGCACTGTGCCGCAAACGGCGACATTAGTGATTGTCGGTGAAAATGACGCGCCAACAGTGACGGGCACGGTTACCGCCGATGTGGCCAGTGACGCTGAGCCCACTTTCATCGACCTATTGGACGGGGCGTCTGATATTGACATCGGGGATGAGCTTGAAGTCATTGATTTCGAGGTCGTCTCCGGTGACGATAGTGGTATTTTTGACGACGGTAATAGTGTCGAAATTGACCCTAGCGCCTATGACTATCTAGCCCCAGGTGAAACAGAAGTCATTGTGATTAGCTACACAATCATTGACGGTGCCGGTGGTGACGTCACTCAAAGTGCAACACTGACGATTACGGGCGCAGGCACAGCTAATAGCGCGCCAACGGTCACTGGACCCATCTTAAGCACAGCGTCAGAAGACGACGTGGCTTTCACAGTTGATTTGTTGGGCGGGGCGTCGGACGTCGACGGTGACACACTGAGCGTGGATAATTTCGGGCTTGTGTCTGGCGATGACAGCGGCGTGACGTTTAACGGCAATACCCTTGATGTTGACCCCAGTGTTTATTCTGACTTGCTGGCGGGCGAAAGCGTCGTGATTGTCTATCAATATGATATTATTGACGGTAATGGTGGATCGGTCACGCAAACTGTAACGCTCACGATTAACGGCCAAGGTGTCGATAATTCCGCCCCAACTGTTACGGGTGACATTACAGCGGGCGCAACGGAGGACGACGCAATCTTTACCGTTGATTTGCTCGAAGGAGCAACGGATGTTGATGGCGATACACTGAGCGTGACCAATTTCGGACTGGTTTCTGGTGATGATAGCGGCGTTAGCTTTAATGGTGAGACCTTGGATATTGACCCAAGTGTTTATAATTATCTGCCCATCGGTGCGATTGAGGAAATCGTTTTCCAATATATCATAGAGGACGGCCAAGGCGGCTCTGTTGTGCAGACGGCTACGATTATTATCACGGGTGAAAATGATGACCCAGAGGTCAGCGCGCTCGTTAATTCTGTGACAGAAGGTGACGGCATTTCAGATACAAGTGATGTGATGGGTAACCTCCTTGACACCGCTAGTGATATTGAAGGCGACATAATTTCTGTCGCGAGCGTTAACGGCGAGGCCAACGGTACTTTGGGCGCCATTGGTACTTACGGAACATTGGTATGGGATGCGGGTACGGGCGCCTATACTTACGCTCTTGATGACAGCAATCCGGCGATACAGGCTATGGCGGGCGGTGATAAGCTGACCGAGACTTTCACAGTCACTGTATCAGACGGAAATGGCGGCACAGCCAGCACTACCTTGACCATCACAATTAATGGCCGCGATGACGGTATCTTCACCGCGCAAGCCGATAATATTGATTTAAACAATGTTGCGGTGCTTTACGGCGAAGCTGGCTTTAACGGCAATATCCTCGACGCGCTGGGCGGTGATGACCGGGTGGTCTTATTTGACGGGGAACCGGGATTTGACGCCATTTTGGACGGCACGACATTTATGGGTGGTGATGGTGATGACACGATTTTACCGATTAATGATTTTATGAATGCAGACGGCGGCGACGGTGTTGATACGATTGATTTCAGCCAACTCGCTGATCAGGCAACGGGCGTGAGTGTTGATCTTGCGACGCAAACTGTATCGGGCGCAAGCGAGATGGGCTTGAGCGGGTTTGAAAACGTCGTCGGCACAGACGGTAATGACACGCTGACTGGGTCCATGGATGCCAATGTTATTCAGGCTGGGGCCGGTGATGACACGGTTATTGTTGCGGTGAACACTGACGGCTCGCTAGATCAGTTTGAAGGCGGAGACGGCAATGATACGCTTGATAATAACGGCAATGCTAATCTACGGCTTGGGTCTTTTACGGGCTTCGAGACGGTTAATTTGGGCGTCGCAGGGCGCTCTTTAATGGGCACTGACGAGGCAGAAATTGTTGACCTGTCGGGCATATTGTTCCGTGAGGCCAACACAACCCTTCTCGTTGATGCAGGGGCAGGCGATGATCAAATTATTGGTATCAGCACAGGGGCCATCGACCGTATTGGTTTCGGTGTCACCCGCGAGACCTATGACTTGGGCGCAGGCAATGATAGTTTCACAGGCTCTAACGCTGTTATCAACGAGGCTATTTTCGGCGGTTTGGGTGATGACACCATAAACGGCGGCGGCGGTATTGACCATATTTACGGCGGCGCAGGCGCGGACACTTTAATGGGTGGTGCAGGGAGTGATGATTTCTTTGTCGATTCTCTGAGCGATGACACGCAGACGGACATCTATCTTGGCGGCGACGGTGCAGACCGCGTGGTTAATACTGGCACAGCGAATCTGCGCCTTGATAGCTGGGATAACTCGGATAGTAACGGCACGGTCAGCGGGTCTGGCGTAGAGGATATTCGCCTTAACGGATTTGCTGTGGAAGGCTCATCCGGCGATGACAGCTATAATTTCATCAACACGCAGTTTGAACAAGTCAACGGCGTTACGCGCCTCGCCTTTGACGGCGGTGCAGGCAATGACACTGTTTTGGCCTCTGATATGGGATCGCTGAACACAATCGGATTTGGCGGATTTACGCGCTATAATTTGGGCGCAGGCAATGACAGCTTCACCGCACAAGGCAGCGTCAATGAGCACATCTACGGTGATGACGGCGATGATATAATTGACGCAGGTGATGGCAACGACCGTCTTTACGGCGGCGCTGGAGCGGACACTCTGATGGGAGGTGCTGGCAGTGATGATTTTTATGTCGATACAACGGATGATACGCAAACTGACACGTATCTCGGAGGGGACGGCACGGACCGCCTTATCAACACGGAAGAGGGCACATTACGTCTTGATAATTGGGATAATTCCGATCCGAATGTATCTGTGAACGGCGCAGGGGTTGAGCAAATTCGTGTCAACGGCTTCCATATCGAAGGCTCGGCAGGCGATGATTACTTTGACTTTGGTACCACGCAAATCGCGCAAGTCGATAGCATTACACGCCTCGCCCTTGATACGGGCGCAGGTAATGACACGGTTATCGGCTCATCTGCGGCGTCTCTCAATGTTATCGGCTTTGGCGGATTAACACGCTATAATCTGGGTTCTGGCGAGGACAGCTTTACGGCCAGGGGTGATATTGACGAGCATATTTACGGCGAAGATGGTGATGACATTATCGATGCAGGCGAAGGGAATGACCGCCTTATCGGTGGCGCTGGTTCTGACACGTTAATGGGCGGCGCAGGGAGTGACCAGTTCTATGTCGATAGCGCGACCGATAATACCGAAACAGACCTCTATCTGGGCGGTCTAGGCGATGACCGTATCGTCAATACGGGCGATGGCAATATCCGAATTGATAATTGGGACAGTTCCGACCCGGGTGGCTCAGCAAATGGTTCAGGTATTGAAGAAATTTATTTAAACGGGGCTGCCCTTGAGGGCTCGTCGGGGGACGATAGCTTTAACTTCGGGGCCACGCGTTTCAGAGAGGTTGATAACACGTCACGTCTGGTCGTTGATATGGGGGGCGGTAATGACACAGTCACCGGATCGTCAATAGCAGCGATTAATGTCAGCGGGTTTGGCACCTTTGTTATTTACGACCTCGGTGCGGGCAATGACACTTTTACAGGTGTTGGCGCTATCAGTGATCATGTTCGTAATGGCGCTGGTGATGATGTGGTCTTCACGGGTGACGGCACGGACACGCTTTTTGCGGGGCTTGGTGATGACCAGCTCTTTGGCGGCGCGGGCAATGATGATTTCATCATTCGCGTCGGCGACGAATACCTCAATGATCTTTTCATTGGCGGTGAAGGTAATTCTGATGATATTATCAACCAAACGGGTGGTGATCTCGTCTTCACTTCATATACAGGCGGGGCGCATGTCGAGGGCTCTTTGGTCAATGGCAACGGTATTGAAAACATACAGTTGGCGATACAAGGTATCAGCGGTACAGATAGTGCGGATAGCTTCGATTTAAGCTATGTGCGCATATCTGGGGCTGATATTTCTCGGACCGATGCGGAAACCAATGCGCTGATAAATATGGGCGCAGGCGATGACGTTGTTATCGGCGCAGAGCTTGCCATCATAGGCTCTAATGGTTTTGGCTTTAATGGAACTTATAATCTCGGTGCGGGTAATGATGTCTTCACCAGCACCTCGAACTTAGTTGACATTATCTTTGACGGCGCGGGAGATGATTTTGTTTCGACAGGTGCCGGCGGCGACATTTACGTCGGCGGCAGCGGAAATGACGTCGTCGATCTTGGCGATGGTAACGATACTGTTAGCGTACGTCATCAAACAGAATTCGGCTTTGATACATTAACAGGCGGCACGGGGACTGACCTAATCGATAATGTATCAGGAGGCGATTTTGCGATTGGCGGCCTGGCCACGGGTTCAGGATTTGAAAGAGTCAATTCAGATGGGTTCACGATGATGGGAACAAGCGGTGACGATGTCTTTGATTTGACGGGTGTTCGTTTTTGGGAACTGACGAACGGTCAAACCATTCTTTCTACAGGAGATGGCAATGACACTGTCATCGCGAGTAATTTGAGCGGAATCGCGACAAACGGATTCGGTACATCCCAAGTCGCTTATGATCTTGGCGCGGGAGATGACATTTATTTTGATAGTGGCAATCCCGATGCAAATGTGATTGCAGGCGGCACTGGGAATGATACTTTCGTATTTAACGACGGCTGGGGTGACGATGTAATTACCGATTTTGATGCGCTTTCCGATTTTGAAATCATCGATTTCTCAGCCGTTTCTAACATCGATGATTTTGCAGACCTGCTGGCAAATCACATGGTTCAAGTCGGCACGGATGTTGTTATTACTGACGGCGGACAGACGCTCACGCTAACGGACGTGACGCTTACGGATCTGGACGCGAACGACTTCCTCTTTTGATATGGGTGTCTTGGTCTAGGCCAAGCGCCCCAATTCCCACCGTTCACAACATTTCAAAGCAAAGAGGACAATTTTCAGTAATTGTAGGGCAATGAAGGTTTTCACAGGAAAACTGGCGCACCGAGGACGCAAGTATAAAAGACCAATAAACCTTAAACAACAACATGTTAGCAGGTTGTCAAATAAGATTTGTAGCACATATTGAGTGCGTTTTGTAGCACAGTGGAGTTTGACAAATTGAGGGACTTTTCATGTGTAGACATCAAGCTTATGATAGCTGAAGCGGCAAACTGGACCTCGGAAAAGTTTTGGGGTTTTACCTCGATGTCCTCTCTAATAATTCCACATCGTCCCGTCTTCTAATCTCACAATGGGATGATAGCGGCGATCAAAGCTGTATCTTTTGGCTTCTGTTTCATCAAAATCTACGCCGAGGCCCGGCGTGTCGCTGACATAGAACATTCCATTTTCCATAGAATGCTGTGATGGAAATAAAGCGCCACATTCTTTTGTGCCGAGCACGAGATATTCTTGGATGCCAAAATTTGGGGCCCAAGCGTTGAGGTGGGCCTGAGCCGCCATTGAAATTGGCGAGTGACTTGGCGCTCCGTGAAAACCGGTTCTGACATTATGGAGCGCCGCTAATTCAACAATCCGTTTCACATGGGTAATGCCGCCTGCATAGGTCGCGGAGACCCGAATAAAGTCGATCCATTCTTCTTCAATCATGGTCTTGCAATCCCATATGGAATTAAAGACTTCGCCAATCGCAATCGGCACTGTTGTGTGATGCCTTATAAGTTTTAGCGCGGATTGGTCGTCGGCGGGGGTTGGATCCTCCATCCAAAAGAGATTGTATTTCTCGATTTCTTTACCAAAGGCCGCGGCCTCTCTGGGGCGTAGGCGGTGATGAACGTCGTGCAAGATTTTCAAATCAGCGCCAAAGCGTTCTCGAATTCTCTCAAAAACAATTGGCATATATTTCAGATATTTTTCCGAATCCCAGATCTCTTCATCTGGCATAAGCCCAAAATCGGTAATGTAATGTTTGGCGTCTTCCCCTTTTTTTGCGATAGCGTATCCGCCTTCTGGCATATCTGGAATGCCGCATTGCACGCGGACAGCCTTATACCCCTTTGACTGATAATGCGCGATTGTATCAAGCAGAGCGTCTAAATTAGCACCCGTCGCGTGGGCATAGACCAATGCGCCGTCACGGCTTTTGCCGCCAAATAATTGGTAGACGGGTAGCCCTGCGATTTTTCCTTTAATATCCCACAGAGCCATGTCAATTGCGCCTATCGCGGCCATCGTGACAGGCCCGCGCCGAAAGTAAGCGCCTCTGTAAAAATACTGCCAAATGTCTTCGCTATTGCGCGGGTCCATTCCGATCAGGCAGGGAATGAGGTAATCTTTCAGATAAGCGGCGGGCAGAGTTTCGCGCGTGTTCAGCGTGGCATCGCCCACACCATATATCCCAGCATCCGTCATTATTTTCAGCGTGACGTAATTCTTGCCAGGTCCACCGACGAAAACTTCAGCACTTGTAATTTTCATGTCACTGCTCCACTCTGGACCAAAGCACCATACCAATAATGCATACCAATACAAATAGGGATTCAGTCTTGCGGGAACAAAATGATTAAATCACCCAGAGTTTTAATTCACGGCACTGGCTTTGCCGGGCAAGGTCATGCCGAAGCGTTCTGCTATGCGGGTGCAGAAGTTGTCGGTATTGTCGGACGTACCGATAGCGTGACGCGGCAAGTCGCAAAAGATATGAACATAGCTTATGCGGGCACAGATTGGGCGCAGGCACTAAGCGATTGCAAGCCTGACATTGTCTCTATCGCAACGCCTGGCGGGGCCCATTATGAAGCCATCAAATTGGCTATTGCACACGGTTGCCACATTTTCTGTGATAAGCCGATGACAACAGACGGCGAGAGCGCTGAGGAACTGTATCATTTAGCCGAAGCTAAAAACGTAAAAACCGCCTATGCTGCCAGCTTCAGATATATGCCGCATGTTCTATTCGCCAAGCGTCTTGTCGCTGAAGGCGCTATCGGAGAGCCGCAAGAAGTAGAATGTATTTCCCATTTCAGCCTCGAAAAAGAAATTCCTTTTGGATGGTCTCACCGCAAAGAGGAGGGCGGCGGCCGACTCAATAACAATTTTACTCATAAACTCTCTATCGTCACCTCCGTTGTGGGCGAGAAGATTTTAGCCATTAGCGGCGAAGTGCGCGATGATCTCCGTGAAGCCCCGATTGTTAAAGGCGTGCATAATTTTAAAACGCGCCGCGACCATATTCCCGATGACCTTAATGACCCCGACCTTGAATGGGGCGAGTCAAATGTTGAATGGAGCTATTGTGTTCTGGCTAAGCTAAAAAGCCCGTTTGGGCCGCGCCCTGTCTCTGTCTTATTCAAACATGGCGGGCTGCACCCACGTTTCAAAGAAGACCATATCGTCTTTTACGGCAGCAAAGGCGCACTCTATATTGCGGGTCATTATGGCAGCGGGCCGCTCTTTCATTACGGCGAGGATAAGCAATGGATGGAACTGCCTCTGCCCGAAGATATTGCGGCAAATATTCCGAATGTTGACGGCGATACCGAGCGAAATTGGCGTTATCTCATAAGCGAATTTGTCAAAGATGTTCGCGGCGATGATGTGCCCCCGTATCAAACTTTCAAAGAGGGTAGCCTTTATCAGCGCTTGATTGATATTATTCGTAAAAACGATAGATGGGTTGATGTCTCTGATCTGCAAAACCCAGACGCCCGATGAATTATGATTACCTCGTCATAGCGGGTTATTTCGCCTTAATCATGGGTATTGGCATTGCCTTTAAAAACATGGCCGCTAAATCGACAAGCGACTATTTTCGCGGCGGCGGCCGCATGCTGTGGTGGATGGTCGGTTCTACTGCCTTCATGATGCAATTCTCTGCGTGGACATTTACAGGGGCAGCGGGCAAAGCATTTACAGATGGGTTTGCGGTCAGCCTCGTGTTTTTCGCCAATGCCTTTTCTTACTTTTGCGGATGGGCATATTTTGCGCATCGCTTTCGCCAAATGCGAGTAGACACGCCGACACAGGCCATCGGGCGGCGTTTTGGTAGTGGCAATGAGCTATTTTTTTCCTGCGCCTTAATCGTGTTTACAATTCTCAATGCGGGCATTTGGCTCAACGCCCTAGGCGTGTTCTCAAGTGCCGTTTTTGAGGCTGATATCAACTTGACCATAATTTTCATTGGGCTTGCAGTGGTCTTTATCTCGGTGCTTGCGGGCGCGTGGGGCGTTGTCGCTTCTGACTTTGTGCAAACCTTGACGGTCGCTGTGGTCTCTGTGGCGTGTGCAGTCGTGGCACTGGTGAAAGTGGGCGGCCCTGTCAAGCTCGTGCAGGACTTCCCCGTCGATTTTGTCATGGGACCAGATATGAATTATGGGCTGTTACTTGTTGGCACATTTGTGTTCTTTCTCTGCAAGCAGCTCATCACCATTATGAATATGCATGACGCTTTTCGCTTTCTAAACGCTAAGGATTCCATCAATGCGCGAAAAGCGGCCCTTCTCGCCATGTGCCTCATGGCCGTAGGAAGTGTCATCTGGTTCATTCCGCCTTGGGCATCGGCCATTTTTTATCCTGACGCGGCGGCGGCTTATCCAGAGCTCGGCAATAAAGCGGCTGATGCGGTTTATCTGGTGTTTGCGCGCAACGCTATGCCAGTCGGGACTGTTGGCCTGCTTCTGGCGGGATTATTCGCGGCGACTATGTCGTCTATGGATTCTGCGCTTAATAAAAACTCGGGTATTTTCGTACGCAGTATTTATCAGCCCTATTTGGAAAAAAGGCACAAAGCCGTCAGCGATAAATCCCTACTTGATATGAGCCGTCTTCTAAGCCTAGTCAGCGGTGTTTTGGTGATTGCCTTGGCGCTTTATTTCAAGTCCCTCAAGGAGCTGAGCCTGTTTGATTTGATGATGTCGCTTTCCGCCATGATTCAAGTGCCCATTCTCATTCCGCTAATTCTGGGTTTGCTTGTAAAAAGAACGCCAAGCTGGGCACCATGGGTGACGGTTCTACTCGGCCTGTTCGTGTCATGGTTCATGCTCAATATCTTGACCCCGCAAGTTGCCGCTAATTGGATGGGACTTGATCCGTTTACTCGCCGCGAAGCCACTGACATGAATCTCATTCTGACCATTGGTGGGCAAGTGTTTATTACGGGCGGATTCTTCTGTTTGACTTCGCTGTTTTACAAAGAGACCTCGGATAAATACTTACCTCAAACCGAGCACTTCTTTGAAGACCTCGAAACGCCTGTAATTGCGGATTCTGAGCAAGACGAATATGATCAACAACAAAGATATAAGCTTGGCGTGATGGTGAGCTTTATGGGGGCTGGATTAACGCTCATGGTCTTTATTCCCAATCCGATATGGGGGCGCATTATCTTTTTGCTTTGCGGCGTTGTCATATTATTCATCGGGCTGTTGCTCAGGCGCAGCTCTGGAATAGAGCCCAATGCCATATAGTGGGAAGCCAAAATTATGCCTTTAAAAGTCACCCAGATTGTTTTGATAGCTATCCTAAGCCTTGCGGGATGCAAAACCCCTTCTAATAACAATGCGCCCGAAAGCACCAATATCGCTGAAAACAATGTGCGGCTCTCCCACGGCGTAGACACTTCGGCGGGCGGAGGGTCTGCCTATATTATCACAACCCCGTCTGCTGTCTATTATCTGGAAAAAGACGGCGGCGGCTTGTCCAGCATGCTCGATAAAGACGGTGTGGATTGGCTGGGGTTTCACAAGGCTCCTGGCTCGGCTCACAAAGGCGAGTATCGTGGTTTTCCCAATGCTGTTCACCGCCAAGACGGCAATTATTTCCACGCCATGAACGCAGGGACCGACCCTTCAAGTTCCGTAGTTGACATTGAAACTGAAAACCATGTGGGAATTTTGTTTACGTCTGAAAATGGAAAGTGGGAAGGACGATATGATTTCTACCCTGACCGTCTTGATTTTACGATGAGTAAGGTAAGCCCAGGCTATAAATATTGGGTGCAATATGAAGGTGTTCCTGGCGGCGAGATGGATAGAACTGATTTCCGTTATTCTTCAGCGGACTCTGAAAAACACCCCATAGACAAAGAATTCATCGGTGATTTACCTGCGCCTGAATGGATGGCGTTTGGCGATGAGCGCTGGCCGCGCATGATTTATATGGTGCAACACGATGATGATGATCTGCCCAATGATTATGTCAGCAGACCTGATATGACGGTTTTAGGCTTTGGCCGAAGAAACAAAGACAAATTTTTTACGACGTCTCAAACCTTCTCTATCGGGTTTGTGGAAACAACAAATTACGAAGAGGCGTCAACAACCATTGAGGCGGTTACGAAATAGATATGGGGTTTACCTAAAATATTGACTTCACCTCAGCAAACATGCGGATCAAGCCTCTCAATTAACGCCGGCT from Fretibacter rubidus encodes:
- a CDS encoding Gfo/Idh/MocA family protein is translated as MIKSPRVLIHGTGFAGQGHAEAFCYAGAEVVGIVGRTDSVTRQVAKDMNIAYAGTDWAQALSDCKPDIVSIATPGGAHYEAIKLAIAHGCHIFCDKPMTTDGESAEELYHLAEAKNVKTAYAASFRYMPHVLFAKRLVAEGAIGEPQEVECISHFSLEKEIPFGWSHRKEEGGGRLNNNFTHKLSIVTSVVGEKILAISGEVRDDLREAPIVKGVHNFKTRRDHIPDDLNDPDLEWGESNVEWSYCVLAKLKSPFGPRPVSVLFKHGGLHPRFKEDHIVFYGSKGALYIAGHYGSGPLFHYGEDKQWMELPLPEDIAANIPNVDGDTERNWRYLISEFVKDVRGDDVPPYQTFKEGSLYQRLIDIIRKNDRWVDVSDLQNPDAR
- a CDS encoding transporter — its product is MNYDYLVIAGYFALIMGIGIAFKNMAAKSTSDYFRGGGRMLWWMVGSTAFMMQFSAWTFTGAAGKAFTDGFAVSLVFFANAFSYFCGWAYFAHRFRQMRVDTPTQAIGRRFGSGNELFFSCALIVFTILNAGIWLNALGVFSSAVFEADINLTIIFIGLAVVFISVLAGAWGVVASDFVQTLTVAVVSVACAVVALVKVGGPVKLVQDFPVDFVMGPDMNYGLLLVGTFVFFLCKQLITIMNMHDAFRFLNAKDSINARKAALLAMCLMAVGSVIWFIPPWASAIFYPDAAAAYPELGNKAADAVYLVFARNAMPVGTVGLLLAGLFAATMSSMDSALNKNSGIFVRSIYQPYLEKRHKAVSDKSLLDMSRLLSLVSGVLVIALALYFKSLKELSLFDLMMSLSAMIQVPILIPLILGLLVKRTPSWAPWVTVLLGLFVSWFMLNILTPQVAANWMGLDPFTRREATDMNLILTIGGQVFITGGFFCLTSLFYKETSDKYLPQTEHFFEDLETPVIADSEQDEYDQQQRYKLGVMVSFMGAGLTLMVFIPNPIWGRIIFLLCGVVILFIGLLLRRSSGIEPNAI